From one Lotus japonicus ecotype B-129 chromosome 3, LjGifu_v1.2 genomic stretch:
- the LOC130748484 gene encoding kinesin-like protein KIN-14N gives MVTKNHNRPPFSLPPTSPTPSKDFEGDELLLDKGQEFGAENMVVTPINGRGRQAFTVVNGGGHDLDPSSAPPSNAGSDNGMIEFTREDVEALLNEKAKRKDRFNYKERCENMMDYIKRLKVCIRWFQDLEMCYSLDQEKLKSSLELTQQKCIEIELLLRIKEEELNSIIAEMRRNCTSLQEKLIKEESEKSVAVEALVKEREARLDIERSQTTLSEDLGRAQREIEGANQKISSLNDMYKQLQDYITSLQQYNDKLHKELSSVEDELKRVEKDKATVVENISMLKGQLTLSTSSQEEAIKQKDALASEIASLRAELQQVRDDRDRQLSQVQTLNAELSKCKESTEDSSTELDNLTLRANELAAKCSLKDNQIKALQEQLTTAEKKLQASDISAFETRAEFEGQQKNVNELQRRLIDAEYKLIEGERLRKKLHNTILELKGNIRVFCRVRPLLPDESCSTEGKIFSYPSSLETSGRGIDLAQNGQKHSFSFDKVFTPEASQDEVFVEISQLVQSALDGYKVCIFAYGQTGSGKTYTMMGRPGHPEEKGLIPRSLEQIFQAKQSQQPQGWKYEMQVSMLEIYNETIRDLISTNRSSSDSTRSENGTPGKQYAIKHDANGNTHVSDLTVVDVHSAKEVAFLLNQAANSRSVGKTQMNEQSSRSHFVFTLRIYGVNESTDTQVQGVLNLIDLAGSERLSKSGSTGDRLKETQAINKSLSSLSDVIFALAKKDDHVPFRNSKLTYLLQPCLGGDSKTLMFVNISPDPSSVSESLCSLRFASRVNACEIGSARRQTNGRSTDSRLSYF, from the exons ATGGTCACAAAAAACCACAACCGACCTCCATTTTCACTCCCACCCACATCTCCAACCCCTTCAAAG GATTTTGAGGGTGATGAGCTTCTCTTAGATAAAGGGCAAGAATTTGGAGCTGAAAATATGGTGGTGACTCCTATTAATGGAAGAGGAAGACAAGCTTTTACAGTTGTAAATGGTGGTGGCCACGATCTTGACCCTAGTAGTGCTCCTCCAAGCAATGCTGGATCGGATAATGGCATGATTGAGTTCACAAGAGAGGATGTGGAAGCTTTGCTGAATGAAAAAGCCAAGAGAAAGGACAGATTTAATTATAAG GAAAGATGTGAAAATATGATGGATTATATAAAAAGGCTTAAGGTTTGCATTAGATGGTTCCAAGACCTTGAGATGTGCTACTCACTAGACCAGGAGAAGTTAAAGAGTTCACTGGAATTGACCCAGCAAAAATGCATAGAAATTG AGTTGCTGCTTAGAATCAAGGAAGAGGAACTAAATTCAATTATTGCGGAAATGAGAAGGAATTGTACTTCTTTGCAAGAGAAATTGATAAAGGAAGAATCAGAAAAGTCG GTTGCAGTGGAAGCTCTTGTTAAAGAGAGAGAGGCTAGGCTTGACATTGAGAGGTCACAGACTACTCTATCAGAGGACCTTGGAAGAGCTCAACGGGAGATTGAAGGTGCAAATCAGAAG ATATCGTCGCTCAATGATATGTATAAGCAATTACAAGATTACATAACAAGCTTACAACAGTACAATGACAAACTGCATAAAGAGCTTTCATCAGTTGAGGATGAACTTAAACGTGTAGAGAAAGATAAGGCTACTGTAGTGGAGAATATCTCCATGTTAAAGGGTCAACTAACTTTATCCACT TCTTCTCAAGAAGAGGCCATAAAGCAGAAGGATGCTCTGGCTAGTGAAATTGCTTCTCTTAGAGCAGAGTTGCAGCAAGTAAGAGATGATCGTGACCGCCAATTATCTCAAGTTCAAACGTTAAATGCTGAATTATCGAAATGTAAAGAATCTACGGAAGACTCCAGCACTGAATTGGATAACTTGACATTAAGAGCAAATGAACTGGCG GCTAAATGTTCTTTGAAAGATAATCAAATAAAGGCATTGCAAGAACAGCTTACAACAGCAGAGAAGAAACTGCAG GCATCTGATATATCTGCATTTGAGACAAGGGCAGAATTTGAAGGGCAACAGAAAAATGTAAATGAGTTACAAAGACGCTTGATAGATGCAGAATATAAACTTATAGAAGGGGAGAGGCTGCGGAAAAAATTACATAATACCATTTTG GAGTTAAAAGGGAACATTCGTGTATTTTGTCGAGTGAGGCCTTTGTTGCCTGATGAAAGTTGTAGCACAGAAGGCAAGATTTTCAGTTATCCATCATCATTGGAAACTTCTGGACGAGGCATTGACCTAGCACAAAATG gACAAAAACATTCTTTTTCCTTCGATAAAGTTTTTACTCCAGAGGCATCACAAGATGAAGTTTTTGTGGAAATTTCACAGCTTGTACAAAGCGCTCTTGATGGTTACAAG GTTTGTATCTTTGCCTATGGTCAGACAGGGTCAGGGAAAACCTATACAATGATGGGCAGACCAGGCCATCCAGAGGAAAAGGGGTTGATACCCCGTTCATTAGAACAAATATTTCAAGCGAAGCAGTCTCAGCAACCTCAAGGCTGGAAATATGAAATGCAG GTGTCAATGTTGGAAATATACAACGAAACCATTCGTGATCTGATATCTACAAACagatcatcatcagattcaacaCGCTCGGAAAATGGTACCCCTGGAAAGCAATATGCAATCAAACACGATGCAAATGGAAATACACACGTCTCTGATCTCACAGTAGTGGATGTTCATAGTGCTAAAGAGGTTGCGTTTCTTTTGAATCAAGCTGCAAATAGCAG ATCTGTGGGAAAAACCCAAATGAATGAACAATCATCAAGAAGTCATTTTGTATTCACTCTTCGAATATATGGTGTAAATGAG AGCACTGACACCCAAGTACAAGGTGTTCTGAATCTTATTGATCTTGCTGGTAGCGAACGTCTTTCTAAGAGTGGCTCAACTGGGGACCGGTTGAAAGAAACTcaa GCAATCAATAAAAGCTTGTCATCATTGAGTGATGTCATATTTGCCTTGGCCAAGAAGGATGATCATGTGCCATTCAGGAACTCAAAGCTTACATATCTGCTTCAA